In Octopus bimaculoides isolate UCB-OBI-ISO-001 chromosome 5, ASM119413v2, whole genome shotgun sequence, a genomic segment contains:
- the LOC106869127 gene encoding nucleolin — translation MSCEETTDDMYVGDCGEDTANQSEAYSGEMPQDDAETAGNEEQNDIAQSNEETPMEESTEADKADGDKAKTEEEDENTLNLRRPYPNMFTISRLQLEDIKIAVSELSQFWDDTTCLTIRYIKEESGNRKGFMRMKFASEAEAEAVFNKLPKEINGKPFVRDPAEEGNKEDYSLYVNNIPQGVTVEELQALFPSARNVVIPLNEEDQNQGYAMVECRSRQDAENIIAENKDLQIKDNTLTFDLISHASKEGDKKSKYQNNQQKGRYANFSHRRKNQSKKGKRLQQVQQRQQRWSPERRPGRRGPGQFIQGGRMDRGNRRHLIDGGNNNWTQGSQNVTAALSQTSELLKGLTSLLGQQLLNPNQMGGQYGNQSWGHGLDQSNSYGYQSGNRGYGNDSMNYDNKRRRQNRTSW, via the exons ATGTCTTGTGAAGAAACCACTGACGATATGTATGTGGGTGACTGTGGGGAAGATACAGCGAACCAGTCTGAGGCGTATTCCGGTGAGATGCCTCAAGATGATGCAGAGACAGCAGGAAATGAAGAACAAAACGACATTGCCCAGTCCAATGAAGAGACGCCGATGGAAGAAAGTACTGAAGCCG ATAAAGCAGATGGCGATAAAGCTAAAACTGAAGAGGAGGATGAAAACACTTTGAATTTGA GAAGACCATATCCTAATATGTTCACCATATCCCGGTTGCAGTTAGAAGATATAAAAATTGCAGTGTCTGAGCTATCACAATTTTGGGATGATACGACATGTTTGACTATCCGTTACATAAAAGAAGAATCTGGAAATCGGAAAgg ATTTATGCGAATGAAATTCGCTTCTGAAGCTGAAGCGGAAGCTGTGTTTAATAAACTGCCCAAAGAGATAAATGGTAAACCATTTGTACGGGATCCAGCTGAAGAAG GGAACAAGGAAGATTATTCCCTTTATGTCAACAACATTCCACAAGGAGTCACAGTCGAGGAGCTTCAGGCATTATTCCCGTCAGCCCGGAATGTGGTGATCCCACTTAATGAGGAAGATCAGAATCAGGG TTATGCCATGGTGGAGTGTCGCAGTCGACAAGATGCTGAAAATATCATTGCTGAGAATAAGGATCTGCAAATTAAAGACAATACATTAACTTTTGATCTAATTTCTCATGCATCGAAAGAAG GTGATAAGAAATCTAAATACcagaacaatcaacagaaaggTCGTTATGCCAATTTTTCACACCGGCGTAAGAATCAGTCTAAAAAAG GCAAGAGACTGCAGCAGGTGCAACAAAGGCAACAGAGATGGTCTCCTGAGCGCCGACCAGGTAGAAGAGGA CCTGGACAATTTATACAAGGTGGACGTATGGATCGAGGTAACCGAAGACATTTGATCGATGGTGGTAACAACAACTG GACCCAAGGAAGCCAAAATGTAACTGCAGCACTTTCTCAGACCAGTGAATTATTGAAGGGTCTGACTAGCCTTTTAGG TCAACAATTACTGAATCCAAACCAAATGGGTGGTCAGTATGGTAACCAGTCATGGGGTCATGGACTTGATCAGAGCAATAGCTATGGCTATCAGTCTGGTAACAGAGGCTATGGAAATGACAGCATGAACTATG ATAACAAACGGAGGAGACAGAACAGAACCAGCTGGTAA